In a single window of the Pseudodesulfovibrio profundus genome:
- a CDS encoding lysophospholipid acyltransferase family protein has protein sequence MRIPIDPLKLMPVFSLAYKGWVRTIRYKFHGDLEGLLEKQATGEHFVIGLWHDDLFNIIGMAGAFAQRFAALVSQSKDGEIAAQLLESLGHRTIRGSSSRGGLRALLEVKRVMERENVMPAFAMDGPRGPRHKPKDGIILAAQIAGAKIIPLRTFSKSKIVFEKSWDKFVVPYPFTRCDVYVGEPFSVTTNKLTKSELVSERERLEEHMKMLGPQK, from the coding sequence ATGAGAATACCCATAGATCCCCTCAAATTAATGCCTGTTTTCTCCCTTGCTTATAAAGGGTGGGTTCGTACGATTCGCTATAAATTCCATGGTGACCTTGAAGGGCTACTAGAAAAGCAAGCCACTGGTGAACACTTTGTTATTGGGCTGTGGCATGATGATTTATTCAACATCATAGGCATGGCGGGAGCTTTTGCGCAAAGATTTGCAGCACTTGTCAGTCAGAGTAAGGATGGGGAGATCGCTGCACAATTGCTGGAGAGCCTGGGACATCGCACCATTCGAGGTTCCAGTTCCCGAGGTGGGCTTAGGGCATTGCTGGAGGTGAAAAGGGTCATGGAGCGAGAAAACGTCATGCCCGCTTTTGCAATGGATGGTCCGCGTGGCCCCCGGCATAAACCCAAAGATGGTATTATTTTAGCTGCACAGATTGCAGGTGCAAAGATTATCCCTTTACGGACATTCTCAAAATCCAAAATAGTATTCGAAAAATCATGGGATAAATTCGTCGTCCCATATCCGTTTACTCGATGCGATGTCTATGTGGGCGAGCCTTTTTCTGTAACTACGAACAAGCTAACTAAAAGTGAACTTGTTTCGGAGCGAGAGCGCTTGGAAGAGCACATGAAGATGCTCGGACCTCAAAAATAA
- the yedF gene encoding sulfurtransferase-like selenium metabolism protein YedF, protein MSKKHIVCQGLPCPQPVLKCKEVIESDHPEEITVTVDNEAAKDNVSRFMKTQGYTASTEPYGEDYLVKGVRSEDCPACETMDDAQLEAAAKHKILVFLPTDVMGGGDDVLGEKLMYNFLLTLKELGSDLWRIVMVNGGVKLSTEDSSCIGILQDLENKGVSILVCGTCLEHFELMDQRAVGQVTNMLDIVTSFQLAEKTIRI, encoded by the coding sequence ATGTCTAAAAAACATATTGTCTGCCAAGGACTTCCCTGCCCTCAACCTGTTCTTAAATGCAAAGAGGTCATAGAATCTGATCATCCAGAAGAAATCACTGTGACAGTCGATAACGAAGCCGCAAAGGACAATGTGTCCCGGTTCATGAAAACCCAAGGGTATACTGCTTCCACAGAGCCTTATGGAGAAGACTACCTTGTCAAAGGTGTTAGAAGTGAAGACTGCCCAGCTTGTGAAACAATGGATGATGCACAGCTTGAAGCTGCAGCTAAACACAAGATTCTTGTTTTCCTCCCTACTGATGTAATGGGAGGGGGAGATGATGTACTCGGTGAAAAACTGATGTACAATTTCCTTTTAACCCTCAAAGAACTCGGTAGTGACCTGTGGCGAATAGTTATGGTCAATGGCGGTGTGAAGCTCAGTACTGAAGATTCATCCTGCATAGGAATACTTCAGGACTTGGAAAACAAAGGTGTTTCCATCCTGGTGTGCGGTACATGTCTTGAGCATTTTGAGTTGATGGATCAACGTGCTGTCGGACAGGTTACAAACATGCTTGATATTGTCACCAGCTTCCAACTTGCTGAAAAAACCATCCGTATCTAG